The proteins below come from a single Melitaea cinxia chromosome 9, ilMelCinx1.1, whole genome shotgun sequence genomic window:
- the LOC123656184 gene encoding cationic amino acid transporter 3-like, translating to MAGKWNSFCGILQRRRVFEPHQLDTGNLKRCLSVWDLTALGVGSSLGVGVYVLIGSVALRFAGPSVVLSFLIAAIAAIFAGMCYAEFGSRVPKAGSAYIYAYVTVGEFVAFIIGWDMILEAVFGTASVARGLSMYVDSMTNHTMSEWFQSVVPLGAAPFSPYFDFFSFFVVIVLGGLLAFGVRESTFVNNVFTGVNVAVILFVIIAGAINADVNNWSIPSEQVPPEGSGSGGFFPFGVWGMLKGAAVCFYGFVGFDTISSTGEEVRDPRQAIPISIMCTQVIVFLVYASVATVVTMMMPYYLQIEVASVATVFTYVGMEWARWIVTVGAVVGITASLYGSIFPLPRLLYSMASDGLLLHWLARLTSKRRSPMIATLLSTAVIAILAAVLELNELILMMCIGTLLSYTVVACCVIILRYSSDGISSESNNVKRIFGFGQKSPTKTTSYIITTCLLLFICTCLASCLVIHHVQYSVVYVAILHSIGFLLIVVMTLQPQLKEELSFKTPLVPITPCLSIYVNINLMMFIKLQTWIRVIVWMAIGIPVYFICVCCYKQNTEDSLEDSMNPANMNGKAPVQIYVVSPTPRNSISHSKKEGNQYTNYNDRVEKVESRNDVIVQSPFVTEEVVVQHAYYEDNSEKEAKIIDLLDQVLQAEEDSYAEINSINENNVEGNEEDVSKEQENVSHRKSLSELSDAGSDASLGNQVLSKYDVIAQVHREDLPKVNEEEEKSDKEEAELDKNSELEDEEITAFNDSDSQTDESGYSDTIDRTMLNESNDNIKEDEPKIPVPPPLDENFFANPSFIKSYTISVRPPKTRVEPEEVNLPRESVQSNSSIDDTPMVFGSDKQMNFMLKLNNIFQNKIASENDEEPQSRRRSNSTDNVVNENSEFAKIQRPPLFLDLKKEIISRDVAQNLRPVNIANKEESSEEEDNDTSLSKEELKTKLEGIFKAGGPYLLMKPRLMKSNPPTPEEAYQTDTSSMESISKPTKADKNDTLGRQKTKFNEVLNSFRLMIDKDDHV from the exons ATGGCTGGCAAGTGGAACTCGTTCTGTGGTATCCTGCAGCGGCGGCGAGTCTTCGAACCTCACCAGCTTGACACGGGAAACTTGAAAAG atgCCTCTCAGTATGGGACTTGACTGCTCTAGGCGTGGGCAGCTCGTTAGGCGTAGGCGTGTATGTTCTGATCGGTTCCGTGGCTTTGCGCTTTGCTGGTCCCTCCGTAGTACTTTCCTTCCTGATTGCAGCTATTGCCGCGATATTTGCCG GTATGTGCTACGCGGAATTCGGCTCCAGGGTGCCAAAAGCAGGATCGGCTTACATTTACGCCTACGTGACGGTGGGAGAGTTTGTCGCGTTCATCATCGGCTGGGATATGATACTTGAGGCGGTATTTg GGACAGCGAGCGTTGCCCGAGGTCTCAGTATGTATGTGGACTCGATGACAAACCACACGATGTCTGAGTGGTTTCAGTCTGTAGTCCCTCTCGGCGCTGCGCCTTTCTCGCCTTACTTCGACTTCTTTTCCTTCTTCGTGGTCATCGTTCTTGGGG GGCTTCTTGCGTTCGGGGTCCGAGAATCGACGTTTGTGAACAATGTGTTCACCGGTGTTAACGTAGCGGTCATTCTGTTCGTCATCATTGCTGGGGCGATTAATG CGGATGTCAATAACTGGAGTATACCCTCGGAACAAGTACCACCCGAGGGTAGTGGTAGTGGAGGCTTCTTCCCGTTCGGCGTGTGGGGAATGTTGAAGGGTGCTGCAGTGTGCTTTTACGGTTTCGTTGGCTTCGACACCATCAGCTCCACGGGAGAAGAG GTCCGCGACCCTCGTCAGGCTATCCCAATATCAATAATGTGCACTCAAGTAATAGTGTTCCTGGTGTACGCGAGTGTGGCCACTGTGGTGACCATGATGATGCCCTACTATCTTCAG ATAGAAGTGGCGTCAGTGGCGACTGTATTCACGTACGTCGGTATGGAGTGGGCGCGTTGGATCGTCACTGTGGGTGCCGTTGTTGGGATCACTGCAAG TTTGTACGGTTCCATATTTCCACTTCCACGATTGCTGTATTCGATGGCATCTGATGGTCTTCTGCTGCACTGGCTCGCTCGTTTGACCAGCAAGAGAAGATCTCCTATGATTGCGACTCTTCTATCGACTGCAGTTATAG CTATTTTAGCAGCTGTCCTAGAATTAAACGAGCTGATACTAATGATGTGTATTGGAACACTTTTATCGTACACCGTTGTTGCATGCTGCGTTATTATATTAAG ATACAGTTCGGACGGAATTTCAAGCGAATCAAACAACGTCAAGCGAATATTTGGTTTCGGTCAAAAGTCACCAACTAAGACAACTTCGTACATCATTACCACTTGTCTTTTATTGTTTA TTTGCACGTGTCTAGCATCGTGTCTAGTAATTCATCACGTGCAGTACTCAGTGGTGTACGTAGCGATACTGCACTCTATTGGGTTCCTACTGATCGTTGTTATGACACTTCAGCCTCAACTGAAGGAGGAGCTGTCGTTTAAG acTCCATTGGTCCCGATAACACCGTGTTTGAGTATCTACGTTAACATAAATCTAATGATGTTCATCAAACTACAGACCTGGATTCGCGTTATTGTTTGGATGGCTATCG GTATAccggtttattttatttgtgtgtgttgttATAAACAAAACACAGAAGATAGCCTCGAAGATAGCATGAATCCTGCGAACATGAACGGCAAGGCACCGGTGCAAATATACGTCGTGTCACCCACACCTCGCAATAGTATCTCACATAGTAAAAAGGAGGGGAACCAATATACTAATTATAACGATCGGGTAGAAAAAGTTGAATCACGAAATGACGTCATAGTTCAATCACCGTTTGTTACTGAAGAGGTAGTTGTACAACATGCTTATTACGAAGACAACAGTGAAAAGGAAGCTAAAATCATCGACTTACTAGATCAAGTCTTACAAGCTGAAGAGGATTCATATGCagaaataaatagtattaatgaaaataacgtAGAAGGAAATGAGGAAGATGTTTCCAAAGAGCAAGAAAATGTTTCTCACAGGAAATCACTTAGCGAGTTGTCTGATGCTGGTTCTGATGCATCTTTAGGTAATCAAGTATTATCTAAATATGATGTTATTGCTCAAGTACATAGAGAAGATTTGCCTAAAGTTAATGAGGAAGAAGAAAAAAGTGATAAAGAGGAAGCTGAACTAGATAAAAATAGTGAACTGGAAGACGAAGAAATAACTGCATTCAATGACAGTGATTCTCAAACAGATGAATCTGGCTATTCAGATACAATCGACAGGACAATGTTGAACGAATCTAACGATAACATAAAGGAGGACGAACCAAAAATACCAGTACCGCCACCGCTAGATGAAAACTTTTTCGCAAACcctagtttcataaaatcatatACAATTTCTGTTAGACCTCCAAAGACAAGAGTAGAACCGGAAGAAGTTAACCTGCCTAGAGAGAGCGTTCAATCTAACTCCTCCATTGACGATAcaccaatggtctttggaagtGATAAACAAATGAATTTCATGTTAAAactaaacaatatatttcaaaacaagATCGCTTCAGAGAATGACGAGGAACCGCAAAGCAGGAGACGATCTAATTCAACAGATAATGTTGTTAACGAAAATTCTGAATTTGCTAAAATACAACGACCTCCGTTATTTCTCGATCTGAAAAAGGAAATTATATCCCGCGACGTGGCACAAAACCTACGACCGGTTAACATTGCTAATAAAGAAGAATCTTCTGAGGAAGAAGACAACGACACCAGTTTAAGTAAAGAAGAGTTAAAAACTAAACTGGAAGGTATATTTAAAGCGGGAGGtccatatttattaatgaaaccGAGATTAATGAAATCAAATCCACCGACACCAGAGGAGGCTTACCAAACCGATACATCAAGTATGGAAAGTATATCAAAACCAACAAAAGCCGATAAGAATGACACATTGGGAAGACAAAAAACAAAGTTCAATGAAGTTCTGAATTCATTTCGATTGATGATCGACAAAGACGATCATGTCTAA